DNA from Armatimonadota bacterium:
AATGCCTTCTACAGCCCCGCGGGCATCCCGGACGAGGGCGTCTTGATTGAACGGGTTACCGAGGGGGCCAGCAAATGGGTCACCATCGTGGGAAACGGCAGCCGAGACACTCTTTGGCACGACGGAGGGCAGTACAGCAACCCCGCGGACGGGATCTACATCGTCATCAGAAAGATCGACGACGACGACTACGCCGTGACGGTTCGCTACAACGGCGACTTCTCACACCAGCCGGACATCATGATCAACCCGTGGACATCACCTCCGGGGAACACCTGGGAGACCACGGATATCTGGATCGACAGCCCCGTTAACGGCTATGGAACCTACCGGTACGGCACATGGAGCGACCTGGCCGGTGGAACGGTCCCGGTTGGCAACGGAGACGACCCCGCCATCGGGCAGATCAACCGATTCTATGTCCGCGTGCGCAACGTGGGATATGCCACCGCTACCAACATCGTTGTCCATATCGAACGAACGGACCCGCCCGGCCTCGGTATAAATGGCGCCTCAGGCTGGGTGCCGATCAACGGCACCGTAGCGAACAGCCAGATCACTTCCGCCGATTTTCCTTCACTTGCCAGCCTTGCTCCGGGCGCTACAACAGATGTCTACCTGAACTGGAAGCCCAATTTCACCCTTACTCCGGAACAGCAGGCGGCCGGCGTGTTCGGATTCCACACTTGCGTGCGTGTCAAGATGGACCACGTACCCGGCGAGACCGTGTTCGACAACCAGGATGGCGATCGCGAACAGGAAAACATCGATTACTTCCAGGCCGTCCCGGCCGGTACGCCGGTATCGAAGAACATCATTCGCCTCCACAACGACGACAAGGTCAACAAGAAGTGGTTCTACCTCAATTACGTCAGCGGGCTGCCGCCCGCGTGGGGCCTGGACGTCAATGGGGGCAATCTTGCCCTTCTCCTGAATCCGGACGAAGTGCGTGAGGTGCCGGTTACGATTGTGCCGATGGGTCCCGCGGTGGTCGGCAGCTCATTCGGGGTCGATGTTTCAGCGTCGTGGTTCAAGAATCTCGTGAGTTCCAACCCCGCCGAGGGGCAGCACCTGGAGTTCAGGCCGCTTGGCGGTATTCGCGTGGAATCGCACGTGATGGCGCCGTCAAGTATCGTATGCCAGGCGGTCCAGCAGCAGCCTCGCCTCGTGTTTGTCAGCGGGAAACTGACGGGAATCCAAGGGTTCTACGACCCCGCAAATCCGCCTGTTGTGATGGTGGAAGCGATGGACGTTGACCGCCACTACCTCACTGACACCGCCCGCTTGCTGACGGTGAACGCGGACGGCACGTTCAGTGGCTACATCAACGGCGACGTCAATGTCTGGTGCCCGTATGAGGCCGTCTGCCTCTTCGCGGGTACGGACAAAGTGGCCTCGTGCTACCACATCGATGTCATCCAGAACGTCTCGCCCCCCACCCCCGGCGACATGGATGGCGACTGCCAGCTCACGATGAACGACATCTATATGATGATGCGCATCGTCGGTGGCCTCGAAGTCGGCTATCCGGGCCAGGTGGCCGCCGGTGATGTCGACCGTGACGGACGTCTCGACATCGTTGACGTGGCGTACTTCCTCCGGGCGATGCGCGTGCGGAGAAGCGGCACCGTCACCCTCAACGCCAGCAACATCTATTATCCCGGCAGCCCCTATGGGACGTACGGAGTTGTCATCGACGATCCGCTCCTGAACGGGCACCCGGACGCCCGGTTCCTCGCGTGCCACCAGTTCATCCGCGCATACAACGGCCCCCTCGGCGTCTACTACTGGGCCGGCCACTGGGTCATCTTCAACGAGGATAACTCGGTGATGCAGCTCGGCGAGAAGTTCAACTACTACTTCGGCGAGAAGGTGCATCAGGTGGACAAGACCGCCGCAACGAGCACGGCGGCGTGGCGCGTCACCCTCAGCGACCCCGGCCTGAACGCCAACTATGGAGCGGATCCGCTGGCGATTCACGACTGGCTGGCGGCCTACAACAATTCGCCTCTCTCGGTGTGGCAGAACCCCACCACCACGAACTGGGAAGCCTATAACGACAGCTTCAGCACGATCGCGGACGGAGAGCGCTTCTTCTTCACAGACGCGAGCGGGTCGGGCGGCCGCGTCTATCACAGTACCAGCAACGACTATTTCAACTACGGCGTTTATCTCGACGACAGCCGTCTCAACGGAAACCCGAATGCGCTGGTGCTTGCGCAGCACAGTTACCAGTCGTCCACCAACCCCGCCCCGATGGGGGTCTGGTACGATGTCTTCAATGCCAAATGGGTGGCGTACAATGAAGGCCCTAACCACCCGGTGCTCCCGATGAACGAGGTGGTTAACTATCTGATTGCCCAGCCTTAGGGCTGTTATACATACGCGGGTCCGGGCGGAGAGAGTCTCTCCGCCCGGACTCTGCATTGGAGTCATGCATACATGAAACGGGGATCGCTCTTAATCTATCTCCTGGGGGTCGCCTTTACCGGCTTCGCCTGTCGGGAATCTGTCGCCGCACCGCAACCGCCCACGCTTGGGCCGATGGTAGTCGACTTCGGGGGCGCGCCCCTGGATACTCCGGTTGCCGGCCTTGACCAGTACCGGGATGGCTTCCGCGCGCGGTCGGGCCCCAAGGCGGACGTTCTGGGGACCAAAAACATCGTTGTGTTGCGCGTCTATTTCAAGGACTACGCGAACACGTCCCGGTACACCAAAGCGCAAGTCGACGGCTTTTTCAACACAAACCTGAACACCCTCTGGCAGCACAGTTCCTACGGCAAAATGAACATCAACGCCCGCGTCACGGACCTGTACCAACTGCCGCAAAACCGAAGCAATTACATCACCGACCACCCGGATGGAGATACTTCGGACGGCAACCAGTATGGCAACGTGCTGAACGACGCCATCGCCAATTCCCCCGCCGGACTGGACTGGACGAATGTAGACGCTGTGGTTGTGATCATGGCGGAAACGGACGCCACTCAGTTTCATCGCGGGCAGGGTAACAAGGCCAACCTGCCGATGGGGCCGGGCGGCGCCACCAAGAACGTTGGCGCCGCCATCTTCAGCGAAAACCCGTCCGATGTCGATGCGGCCGTCTGGGGCCGCTGGTCCCACGAGATGGGGCACGCCTTCCAACAGGGCGGTCCCGCACACCCGAGCAACTACAACAGCTCGTTCGAGCAAATGGACGCCAACTATCCCGGGCAGACCGGAGTCTTCGAGAAGCAGTCTACCATTGCGTTTCCCGGCTGGCTGCCAACGACGAAATACATCAACATGAGTTCGGCAGCGGGCGGAAGCGTTGTAAGCATCTGGGCGGAGGAGTACGATCCCAACGGGAAACCCAATGCGCAGGCGCTCAAGATATCACTTTCCGCGACATCTTACTATCTGGTGAGCGTGCGGCGCAGACTACTCGGAGATGATCTGAACCCCGGGTTCTCCCCCGCTGGCATCCCGGATGAAGGCGTACTCATTGAGAAAGTGGTGGAGGGCGCCAGCCAATGGGTCACCATCGTCGGCAACGCAGGCGACCGGGACAAACTCTGGCACGACGGCGACCAGTACAGTAATCAGCCCGAAGGAATCTACATCGGCATCCACAAGCAGACAGACGACGACTACTCGATATCGGTCGACTTCAACGAGAACTCCAACAAACCGGAAGTCATCATCAACCCCTGGCTCTCGCCGCCCGGCAACACGTACGAGTCCACCGACATCTGGGTGGACAGCCCCGTCAACGGCTATGGCACGTTCCGATATGGCACCTGGAGCGACCTCGCCGGCGGAACAGTGCCTGTGGGCAACGGCGACGATCCGGCCATCGGCCAGGTGAATCGGGTCTATGTGCGCGTGCGCAACGTTGGACACTCCGCCGCCAACAACGTGGTCGTGCACATTGACCGCACCGACCCTCCGGGGCTCGGAATGAACGGCGCAAGCGGGTGGGTGCCGATCAACGGAACGGACGCCGCCAGCACGATCGACTCAACCCAGTTCGCCGCGCTGGCCAGCATCTCGGCCGGCTCCTCCACGGATGTCTACCTCAATTGGACGCCCAACTTCGCGATCACGCCCCAGCAGCAGGCGGCCGGAGTGTTCGGATTCCACACCTGCCTTCGCGTCCGTATCGACCCGGTTTCCAACGCCCTCAGCAACACCAGCGCATCGGGCGACCGGCAGCAGGAGAATATCGACTACTTCCAGGCCGTTCCGGCGGGACCAGGGGCGTCGCTCACGCCCGTCCATCTGCGCAACGACGACAAAGTGAACCCGAAGTGGTTCTACCTCGCGTATGACAGCCAGCTTCCGCCGGCCTGGGGGCTCGACGTGAATGGCGGAATGATGCAGGTGCTTCTTCAGCCGAATGAGGTCCGCGATATACCGGTTACGATCACGCCATTGGGACCGGCCGTTGTGGGCAGCTCGTTTGGCGTAAACGTGTCCGCCTCCTGGTACAAGACGCTCGTGAGTGACAAGAACCCCTTGAACACGCATGTGGAGTCCAAGCCGCTGTCGGGAGCCCGCGTAGAGACGCATGTCATGTCGCCCACGTCCATCACGTGCACGGCCGTTCAACAGGGGCCGCGAAACATCGTCGTGACGGGTACTCTCAGCGGTATCGGCCCCTACTACAACGCCGCCGACCCGCCAAAGGTCATGATCGAGGCCCTGAACGTAGCGCGGGGATTCCAGACGCAGACGGCGTCCGTTCTGACGGTGAATCCGGACGGCACTTTCACCGGCTCCCTGTTCAGCGACGTGAGTGTCTGGTGCCCGTTCGAGGTCGTCTGCATGTTCGCCGGGACGAACACCCTGGCGTCGTGCTGGCACGTCGATTCGATATCCGCCGTCTCGCCGCCGCTGCCCGGCGATGTGACGGGCGACTGCATGCTCGGGATGGACGATGTCGTCGAGATGCTCCGCATCGTGGGCGGGCTGGAAACGGCGTTCCCGGGGCAGGTTGCCGCGGCGGACACCAATGGCAACGGAGTGATTGACATTGCCGATGCAACGTACTGGCTGCAGCGTATGCGCGTTCGCCGGAGCGGCTACGTCATCCGCAACGCGGGGAACCACTATAACGGGTACGGGGTGTACATCGACGACCCGATCCTGAACGGGCACCCTGAGGTGCACATCCTGGCCTGCCACCGCTTCATCGGCGCTTACAATGGTCCCATCGGCGTTTGGTACGACCCGAACTACCTTGGCGGGCGCTGGCTCGTGTATAACGAGGACGTTTCGAATATGGCGGACGGCGAGGTGTTCAACTACTACCTGGGCGAACTGGTTAAGACGGTGGTTCGCTCGCCCGCAACAACAACCGCGCCGTGGCGTGTGACCCTTGACGACCCGGCCTTCAACGGCGCGTACCCCCTGCCCCTCGCGATTCACGACTACGTCGCCATCGACGACTACATGCCGCTGGGTGTGTGGCGCAATGCGAACACCGGGAACTGGGAGGCCTACAACGAAGACGGCAGCAGCATGAGCAACGGCGAGCGCTATTTCTTCGCCGACGCCTGGCAGGTTGGCGGCGGGGCCGTGACGCACTTCCCCAGTAATGCATACAGCACCTACGGCGTGTACATTGATGATGCTCGTGTCAACGGCAACCCGAATGCGATCTTGCTCGCCCAGCACCAACAAATCAGCACGAACAATGTGTCGCCCGTCGGCGTCTGGTACGATTATTACGCCGGCAAGTGGGTGATCTACAACGAGAACTTCTACGCGCTTCCGGCGACGAACTACGAACAGTTCAACTATCTCATCGCACAACCGTGAATGCAGCCCGCGCCGGGTTCCGGGTCACTCGACTCGGAACCAGGCGCGGGCCCCCATGGAGGAATCACTATGCGCAACGTAATCGTCGGCGCCGGCTCGCTTCTGGCCGTCCTATCCCTCTCCTGCGGTTCCGCCGTCCAGTGCCAACCGGCGGCCCCCGCGCCGGTTCCCGGTCCAACCGGCGCTCTTTCGGCCACTCCGATGGCGATGGGACGGATCTGGGCCGGAGCGGACCTGGACGTCCACTTCTTCCTGGCCGGACGCGATCGGCCGGGGAATATCTACACGCTTATACCGGTCGAGGGCGTTACCGTGACGGCAGAGGTAACTATGCCGTCGATGCCGGGGATGGCTCCGATGACGCCGACGGTGCATGAGGAGGGCGCCCCGGGTTACTACGGGCTCAGCGCGCTCTTCCCTCACGGCGGCAAGTACCACATCGCGCTTACGGTGAAGCCGAGAAGCGGCGCGCTTCAGTCGGCTGCCTTCAATCTCAGCGTGGAAGATGCACCGGAAGGCACACCATTGTTCACACCCCTTTTCTCCGCGACGGTTGAGCCGGACCCGAACCCTCCCGCGGCTCAGAAGCCCGATAAGCTCAAGTTCAAGGTCTTCGCCAGGGGGAGTCAGGAGATATGGTCGGATTTCGTCGTTGTCCACACGAAACCGTGGCATCTCCTGGTCATGAGCAACGATCTCCGGTGGTTTGATCACATCCATCCACAGCAGAACGAGGACGGGTCGTTCACCGTCGAGGAAACGTTTCCGGCCGGAGGCGATTACCTGCTTCTATCCGACGTTTCCCCGCGTGGGTATGGCCAGCAGTTTCTGCCTGTCCCGCTGAAGGTGGACGGTGCGCCATTTGCTACCCCGTATCACCTCGCGCCGACCCTCCTCACGGGATCCTTCGGAGGCGTGACCGTGCGCCTGGACGCTCCGTCACCGCTGAAGCCTCACCAGGACATACCGCTGCTGTTCCATCTATCGACCCCGGACGGAAAGCCCGTCGCGGACCTGGAGCCCTATCTCGGCGCCATGGGCCATCTCATCATCGTGAGCGAGGATCGAACACGCTTCGTGCATTCCCACCCGTTGAGTACGGAACGGACCCCTGATGGCGTGGTGCGCTTCGTTGCGCGCTTCCCCAAGGCAGGCTTGTACAAGGCCTGGGCCCAATTTCAGCGCGCCGGTAAAGTGATCACATCCGACTTTGTGATCAGCGTAGCCAACTGATGTCATAGACAACGACGCCGGTTATCGAACTCATATTATTCCGCCGTCCCAGCAAGTGGACGGAACCTGCGGTTGGGTGATACAATCCTGCCATACATTCTGATCGCGGCTGGTCGCCACGGTTTGGCTCCAGACGTGCTAATCGCGCCCCTGCAAAGTGACTCGGTCGGCCCGCCATGGGTTTTCACGACCGATGTCAGGAGAAATGCCCCATGAAACTGAGGAGTATTCGTTCATCACTGATGAGGCCGGTCGCACTTGTCCTGCTCGTCGCCGCGTTCGGAGCGGCGGCATCTGTATCGTCCGCGGCCATTCTGCGGGTGAATCCCGCGGCCACTGTCACACCCGCGACCGGTGCCACGTGGGACGCCGCGTACAAAACTATCGGACCCGCCGCGGCGGCCGCAGCAGCGAACGATGAAATCTGGGTAGCCGCCGGCACATACAACGAACACATCACGTTGAACAGCGGCGTCGCCCTTTACGGTGGATTTGCGGCCACTGAAACCCTACGCACTCAGCGCGCGCCCGCCGTCAACGTGACCGTCATAGATGGCACGAATAATGGAGACTGCGTCGTCATCGTCAACGGCGCGGTCGCCGCCACAATCATCGACGGTTTCACGATCCAGCACGGCAACAATGGCGTCAACGCAAATGCCGGAGCGGCGACCATTTCCTCCAACACCATTCAACTCAACAATACCGACATTACGTTCAACGGCGGCTCCCCCGTTCTTAACGGAAACAAGATTCTGACGAGCGCCGGACACGGCATCAACTTCTCCGGAGGATCCCCGGTTATCACCGCCAACACAATCCAGGGCAACCGCAACAGCGGCGTATTGGGGACCGGCGGCAGCGCCACCGTGAACAACAATACGGTTGCGGACAACCGCGACTATGGAATTCGCTGCGACGGTACTCCATTGTCCATCAGTGGCAACGCCATCTCCGGCAGCGGTTCCGGGGCGGCAGCCGGGATCGCCGCGGTATACTGCGTGCTCAGCGCCGGCGCCGTACCCGCCATCAATGGCAACACCATCACCAACAACAACGGCAGCGGCATTTCGGTGACCTCCGGCAGCGCAACCATCGCAAACAACATCATCAAAGGCTGCACAGGCACGCAGGGCGGGGCGGTCTTCTGCTCCGGCGGCACGCACGTTATCAAGGATAACGTGATGGCGATCAACTCCTCGTTCAACGAAGGCGGCGCTATCTACAGCAAGAGCGCCACAGTGAACGTGCTCAATAATACCGTCGTCGCAAACTCGGCGGGCGGCAATGGCGGCGCGCTCTTCGTGGACGGCGGTGTCGTAACCGCCGTGAACAACATTTTCGGCTACAACGCGCCGGGCATCTGCCGCATCAACGGTACCCTGGTACTCCGCAAGAACGACGTATACGGCAACCTGGTCTACGCGTATTCCGGGGTCAGCGCGGGCGCCGGGGACATCAGCACCGATCCCCAGCTCGCCGGCCCGGTCTCCCGTGACCTCCACATACAGCCGTCCTCGCCCTGCAAGGATGCGGGCGACAATACCGTTGTCGCCCCCGGCGACACGGACATGGACACCCAGGCCCGCATCCAGAACGGAATAGTCGACATCGGAGCCGACGAATCCGATGGAACGGTGTACACGATTCCCACCCCGGTCATCTATGTGGAGCCGGCGGCGGACGGCGGCGATGACACAAACAGCGGCGCGTCCTGGGCGCTGGCCAAGGCGACCGTCCAGGCGGGAATCAATGCGGCGGCCGGCGGCGGCGAAGTGTGGGTCAAGACCGGCCAGTACGTCGAGCAATTGACGCTGAAGAACGGCGTCTCGATGTACGGCGGGTTCAAGGGCATTGAAACCGATAAGAGCCAGCGGGACGGCAAGTTCATAACCGTCCTCGACGGAGGGAACAGCAATGCCGTCCTCACGATACCCGTCGGCGTGGGCTCGCCGGAAACCATCGACGGCTTCACCATCACCAACGGCAAGTCGTACGGAATCAACGCCACCCTTGCCGGCCTGGCCGTGACGAACAACGTGTTTTTCGCGAACGGATCCGGCATCACGGCGGCGAACAGCGGTCTGTTCCTGGACCGCAACACGATCCGGGACAACTCCGGCCCTGGCGTGAAGGCCACGTCGTGCACCGTTACCGCGACGAACAACACGATCAAGACCAATAGTGGCGGCTCCGGCGGGTACGCATTCCTGTGCTATACGGGAACGAATCTGACGGCCGCAAACAATTCGATGCAGGGCAACCAGTACGATGCGGCGAACGGCGACTCCGGAACGCTGAACCTCAGCGGCAACCAGATTGTCGGCAACGGCCGTGGAGTCGCCTGGACAGGCTTTGCCACCATCGCGAACAATACGTTAACCTCAAACGGCAGTTATGCGATCGGCGTCACCGGTACGCTTGTCTCCACAAATAACACGGTAACCGGAAACTCAGGCGGTATTTCCTGTAACGGGTCGATCACGGCCACGGGCAATACGGTTACGGGTTC
Protein-coding regions in this window:
- a CDS encoding dockerin type I repeat-containing protein, which gives rise to MKRGSLLIYLLGVAFTGFACRESVAAPQPPTLGPMVVDFGGAPLDTPVAGLDQYRDGFRARSGPKADVLGTKNIVVLRVYFKDYANTSRYTKAQVDGFFNTNLNTLWQHSSYGKMNINARVTDLYQLPQNRSNYITDHPDGDTSDGNQYGNVLNDAIANSPAGLDWTNVDAVVVIMAETDATQFHRGQGNKANLPMGPGGATKNVGAAIFSENPSDVDAAVWGRWSHEMGHAFQQGGPAHPSNYNSSFEQMDANYPGQTGVFEKQSTIAFPGWLPTTKYINMSSAAGGSVVSIWAEEYDPNGKPNAQALKISLSATSYYLVSVRRRLLGDDLNPGFSPAGIPDEGVLIEKVVEGASQWVTIVGNAGDRDKLWHDGDQYSNQPEGIYIGIHKQTDDDYSISVDFNENSNKPEVIINPWLSPPGNTYESTDIWVDSPVNGYGTFRYGTWSDLAGGTVPVGNGDDPAIGQVNRVYVRVRNVGHSAANNVVVHIDRTDPPGLGMNGASGWVPINGTDAASTIDSTQFAALASISAGSSTDVYLNWTPNFAITPQQQAAGVFGFHTCLRVRIDPVSNALSNTSASGDRQQENIDYFQAVPAGPGASLTPVHLRNDDKVNPKWFYLAYDSQLPPAWGLDVNGGMMQVLLQPNEVRDIPVTITPLGPAVVGSSFGVNVSASWYKTLVSDKNPLNTHVESKPLSGARVETHVMSPTSITCTAVQQGPRNIVVTGTLSGIGPYYNAADPPKVMIEALNVARGFQTQTASVLTVNPDGTFTGSLFSDVSVWCPFEVVCMFAGTNTLASCWHVDSISAVSPPLPGDVTGDCMLGMDDVVEMLRIVGGLETAFPGQVAAADTNGNGVIDIADATYWLQRMRVRRSGYVIRNAGNHYNGYGVYIDDPILNGHPEVHILACHRFIGAYNGPIGVWYDPNYLGGRWLVYNEDVSNMADGEVFNYYLGELVKTVVRSPATTTAPWRVTLDDPAFNGAYPLPLAIHDYVAIDDYMPLGVWRNANTGNWEAYNEDGSSMSNGERYFFADAWQVGGGAVTHFPSNAYSTYGVYIDDARVNGNPNAILLAQHQQISTNNVSPVGVWYDYYAGKWVIYNENFYALPATNYEQFNYLIAQP
- a CDS encoding FixH family protein, translating into MRNVIVGAGSLLAVLSLSCGSAVQCQPAAPAPVPGPTGALSATPMAMGRIWAGADLDVHFFLAGRDRPGNIYTLIPVEGVTVTAEVTMPSMPGMAPMTPTVHEEGAPGYYGLSALFPHGGKYHIALTVKPRSGALQSAAFNLSVEDAPEGTPLFTPLFSATVEPDPNPPAAQKPDKLKFKVFARGSQEIWSDFVVVHTKPWHLLVMSNDLRWFDHIHPQQNEDGSFTVEETFPAGGDYLLLSDVSPRGYGQQFLPVPLKVDGAPFATPYHLAPTLLTGSFGGVTVRLDAPSPLKPHQDIPLLFHLSTPDGKPVADLEPYLGAMGHLIIVSEDRTRFVHSHPLSTERTPDGVVRFVARFPKAGLYKAWAQFQRAGKVITSDFVISVAN